One Prodigiosinella aquatilis DNA window includes the following coding sequences:
- a CDS encoding DNA-binding transcriptional regulator, which produces MSEYKNVRGLSRGLDVLNALNRLDGGANCNQLSLLTGLHRTTVRRLLETLQQEGYVCRSAFDDSYRLTLKVRQLSEGFRDEQWISALAAPLLGDLLREVVWPTDVTTLDVDEMVVRETTHRFSRLSFHRAMVGRRLPLLLTASGLTYLAFCPENERQQIITMLAGREGDEYRLAREPVRLAEILQRVQRNGYGENYQNWESESRIAAIAVPVRHDERLIGCLSLIYIAKAMTIEQAAQKYLSTLQRVADQIGESATQAIHGEKP; this is translated from the coding sequence ATGAGTGAATATAAAAATGTGCGCGGTTTATCCCGTGGGCTTGATGTTCTCAATGCCCTTAACCGTCTGGATGGTGGCGCAAACTGCAACCAGCTTTCATTATTGACCGGTTTACATCGCACCACGGTCAGGCGCTTGCTTGAAACCCTTCAGCAGGAGGGTTATGTGTGCCGTAGCGCGTTCGATGATAGCTATCGCCTGACATTGAAAGTGCGTCAGTTAAGTGAAGGATTTCGTGACGAACAGTGGATTTCCGCTCTTGCTGCCCCATTGCTGGGTGACTTACTGCGGGAAGTGGTGTGGCCTACGGATGTGACCACACTTGATGTGGATGAGATGGTGGTCAGAGAAACTACCCATCGTTTCAGTCGACTGTCGTTTCACCGGGCTATGGTCGGGCGACGGTTGCCATTGTTATTGACGGCTTCCGGTCTGACATACCTTGCGTTTTGCCCGGAGAACGAACGACAGCAAATTATTACGATGTTGGCGGGGCGTGAAGGCGATGAGTACCGTCTGGCGCGAGAACCAGTGAGACTTGCAGAAATCTTGCAACGCGTACAACGAAATGGCTATGGCGAAAACTATCAGAACTGGGAGAGTGAGTCTCGCATCGCGGCTATTGCGGTGCCAGTTCGCCATGATGAGCGGCTCATTGGCTGCCTGAGTTTAATCTATATTGCCAAGGCAATGACCATAGAACAGGCAGCGCAGAAATATTTATCAACATTACAACGTGTTGCCGATCAAATCGGTGAAAGCGCAACGCAGGCGATCCACGGGGAAAAACCCTGA
- a CDS encoding bifunctional 3-(3-hydroxy-phenyl)propionate/3-hydroxycinnamic acid hydroxylase encodes MTTTLSALTPKEYQSQVAIIGTGPVGLMMANYLGQLGIDVLVIEKLDALIDYPRAIGIDDESLRTIQSVGLIEQVLPHTTPWHAMRFLTPKGRCFADIQPMTDEFGWSRRNAFIQPQVDKVLCEGLKRFPNVQMRFSRELTQVTQQEQGVTLTLDTAEGKREIVHAQWLVACDGGNSFVRRTLGIGFEGKTAPNQWIVIDIANDPLSTPHVYLCCDPVRPYVSAALPHGVRRFEFMVMPGETEEQLIQPDNIRALLANVLPDPDRVELIRKRVYTHNARIASEFRRDRILLAGDAAHIMPVWQGQGYNSGMRDAFNLAWKLALVVNGEASDQLLDTYQQERRDHAKAMIDLSVMAGNVLAPPRRWQGVVRDSLTWAMNFFPPVKRYFLEMRFKPMPAYRQGALITTNDKETPIGRLFIQPPVLLENGNRVLLDDVIGPRFAVLVWGSNPLWGLNASQIAQWRHVGVTFIEVVPDVQLSALGDGIPGVIRVGDVTGRLRHWFAANKGSVAILRPDRFVAGVAIPQTLGDTLDNLAAIMTLAPSSVETQIEKVA; translated from the coding sequence ATGACAACGACACTGTCGGCGTTAACGCCGAAGGAATATCAATCACAAGTTGCCATTATAGGCACGGGTCCGGTCGGGCTGATGATGGCCAATTATCTTGGTCAGCTCGGCATTGATGTGCTGGTGATTGAAAAGCTCGATGCGCTTATCGACTACCCTCGCGCCATTGGTATTGATGATGAATCATTACGCACCATTCAGTCCGTGGGATTGATTGAACAAGTCCTGCCGCATACCACTCCCTGGCACGCCATGCGTTTTTTAACCCCCAAAGGACGCTGTTTTGCCGACATTCAACCGATGACCGACGAATTTGGTTGGTCTCGACGTAACGCTTTTATTCAGCCTCAAGTCGATAAGGTGTTATGTGAAGGTCTGAAACGCTTCCCGAACGTACAGATGCGTTTTTCCCGGGAATTGACTCAGGTAACTCAGCAGGAACAAGGCGTCACGCTAACCCTGGACACCGCTGAGGGCAAACGAGAAATCGTCCATGCTCAGTGGCTGGTCGCCTGTGACGGCGGCAACAGTTTTGTGCGTCGTACACTGGGCATTGGGTTTGAAGGCAAAACCGCACCTAACCAGTGGATTGTGATTGATATCGCCAACGATCCACTCAGCACTCCGCATGTTTATCTGTGTTGCGATCCGGTCCGTCCCTACGTCTCTGCCGCGTTACCCCATGGTGTGCGCCGCTTTGAATTCATGGTGATGCCGGGAGAGACCGAAGAACAGCTAATCCAGCCGGACAACATACGCGCACTACTGGCAAATGTGTTGCCCGACCCGGATCGCGTCGAACTTATCCGTAAACGGGTCTATACCCACAACGCCCGGATTGCCAGTGAGTTTCGTCGGGATCGTATTCTGCTGGCAGGCGATGCCGCCCACATCATGCCGGTCTGGCAGGGTCAGGGGTATAACAGCGGCATGCGCGATGCGTTCAACCTTGCATGGAAACTGGCTCTGGTGGTGAATGGCGAAGCCAGTGACCAATTGCTGGATACCTACCAGCAAGAACGCCGGGATCATGCCAAAGCGATGATTGATTTATCCGTGATGGCAGGAAATGTCCTGGCGCCACCAAGGCGCTGGCAGGGTGTCGTACGTGATAGCCTGACCTGGGCCATGAACTTTTTTCCACCGGTAAAACGCTATTTCCTTGAAATGCGCTTCAAACCAATGCCGGCCTATCGACAAGGGGCGTTGATCACCACAAATGACAAAGAGACGCCAATTGGTCGCCTGTTTATTCAACCCCCGGTACTGCTGGAAAACGGGAATCGAGTGTTACTCGACGACGTGATCGGGCCTCGCTTTGCGGTACTGGTATGGGGATCTAATCCCTTATGGGGACTGAATGCATCCCAGATAGCGCAATGGCGCCATGTGGGCGTCACGTTTATTGAGGTCGTACCGGATGTGCAACTGTCGGCGCTCGGCGACGGGATACCCGGCGTGATCCGGGTGGGGGATGTGACAGGCCGTTTACGTCATTGGTTCGCCGCCAACAAAGGCTCCGTCGCCATCCTGCGTCCAGACCGCTTTGTGGCTGGCGTGGCTATTCCACAGACGTTGGGCGATACCCTCGATAATCTGGCGGCAATTATGA